The genomic region gtcatttaatggtcgggcattgtacagctacaagcatttcacccccatgtcatactgtgtatggttgtgtgtgtgtgacaaataaaatttgaatttgaattcccCTACTAATCACTTGTCAATATACAAAAATGTCTTGATTGATTATACACCACATCTCACTGGACCTGGAAATGGACCAGACTCTAGCCAGGAAGAGGCAGAAAACATTGATTGGGAGAAATATTATGCGACTCCAGATGAGTggcagaaaatgaaaattaacCCTACAGACCCACATATGCCCCGTCTCTCAAATAGGTTTGCAGCAGGTTTACATCTGTTATCCTATTGGAGGCAACAAAAGCCTTCAAAATCTAGccttaaataaaaatcaagtaGCACTCTCCAATGACTGCAAACAGACTTCCACATTTAAACATCAGTGgattttcctgttttaattGCATTAGGTATATTCAGTTGAGTCTCTCTTGCTTAATTACCTAGCAGCTACTTTGcctttctcctctcttttcctcctctgtaactccacagctctctcctcctcctcaagcTTTAGTCGCTCCAGAATCAGCAGCTCCCTCTCCTCCAGCTTCTGCTTGGCCTCTGCGAGCTGTTGAACTCTCTCcagcctcctctcctcctccagacGCATCTGTTCTTTCTCTGCTTTGATCCTTCAGTGAAGACAAGAACACACGAAAGGAGATTTTCACTGACAATAACATGTAATCTAAGTTtaaaggaggtttttttttaaatgactttggaTATCTATTGTATTCCAAGCAAGCTCACTGTTCAGCtaagaaaacaaatgtttttatttcctctacTGTGAAAATGTGTCATGTTAGAGAGATCTGCAGTTTGACACTTTATAGAGAGATCTCAGGATTTAGATTCACTTTAATGGAACACCCCAAACCACAAGAGGAAGCGATACAGCATGGTACGCCTGTCCTCTCTTCACCTTGCTGTCTGTTTCAGGTGCTTCCTGTGCTGCTTGTTCTCCTTCACTTGCTCTCTCTCGATGTTCATGGCCAGGCGGCGGTGCATCAGGAACTGAGACTTGCGCTGCAGAGACAAACACGCTGTCTGTGACGTCTGACATCAAACCAGTAAAGCCAAAGGTTTGTGCATGCTTCTGATTCCTACCTGTCTTTTCAGTTCTTCTTGGTCAGTCAGAGGCCAGATTCTGAAGCTGGATGTGAATCCCGAATCAGGTTGTGATTGTTCAGGATTCCACAGTGGACGTTCACTTCCCTGAAAagcatacaaataaaataaagacgAGTGAAGACTGATCTACTGACCCTCAGCCAAAGTAATGTATGTATGAAGGTGTTAAAAGCACATTATTATCAAAAAGttgacatttaaacaaacatttcttttaataaaaataaaaatgtattcctcCAAAATATCAGTTTATAAGCATAAATAGatattcaaatattaaaaaattgaCTTTATTTTATTGGTTAATGTTGACACATCCTATAAGAACTCATTTTAATAAGAGTTTCCTGCACATTCAATCTCTGATTTATCCTATTCTCTGCTACAGAGCTACTTTGTTATATTTCCCTTTATTAATTAGATACTGTAGTTTGTACAGTATTTATTGGATAATACTTCCCTTAAAAGCCAGGTTAGATTCCTTGACCAATCAAAAAGTAGTGCCTTATTACTTAATGCTATAACTTAGCATTAAGTAATGCTATTAgttaataataagtaataattACTTAATGAATAACATCTGTAAAGAAAAACGCCtccaaaaaagcaaaactgtgccaatcataacataaaaaaagaaaaagacacaagcATAATATACAAAAAAGCCTTTGAAGAACAAGCCTGAGATATTTGTAACCATTAGAGGTTACAGCTTTAAGAGACCTGACTCTATCTGAAAGATAGAGTCAAAAACATAGAGAGCAGCAACTTATTGACACCTAAATGTCTCTCAAGGAGGGGCTCAAAAATGTGGTGTTTGCCACCACATTTTCTCCTTTATCTTAACAGTTACAAAGAAGTATCAGTAAATATTGGCATATTTTATCTGGTGACCCTTCCACAGGTCAtttgttcaataataaatcaATTTGTGCTAAAAACCTGAGAGAAATACTAGTCAGGGCTCATTGCCATAATTATTTATCCTTCTGCTTTTCTGCTGTACCAGGAGATAATCCCCCCATGTCTAAACTGGGAAGCTATGATGTAAGCGGATACCTTTTGTGCACAGATATTTGATATtgaatatatgtttttgtcatttagctGCAGAATATTTATGGATTTTTTCAACATCTGTTAACTTTAGTGTTAACTTTCTGCCtacatatattatatttatatttttacacatttatttttcctaTGTCTAGTGATTTTAACATCATAGATTATGTGTGTATATTGATATTGTCTTcacactatttttaaaaaaaaaaaacctgtatttttgtatgttgtgctggttttattttataattagaGTTCTGGTTTCTGAATGTTACAGGAATCTAACCTGACTTATTGTGACTGTTGTCTGTATTAGGCTACCCTGATTGTGACTTATTGCTGAAATATTTCTGcaattaataaataaagaaataaataaatataaagaacTTTCTACTTTTTTGCTGGCATCTTATCCCTTTTCTATTGGCCAATATTTATCTCCATTCATCCCATTAATCCCATTGATCCCATTAGTGCCCCCTGCaaacctgaaaaggataagtggaggcgaatggatggatggatcaacAGTAGCAACTAAAAGCATTACAAGGTAGTGTAGTGCACTGAAAATGTATAACATTCATATGCATAACTCCATATGTACAGGCTGCAGCTGGTAAAGATTGAAGTTATGCCACAGTTAAGGTGCGTGCAAAGtgagaaacatttaaaacaagtgACAATTTTAATAACACTctagttttttttccacaggttTACTCATCCAGCACACTCACAATCTCGAAACACTGTTTTTTTAAGATACACACAACCCTGAGGCTAAACTCATATCTGTGTGGTTAGCTGACAGCTCACTCAATTTCCTGTGAAAACaagtcaacacaaaaacaaaagcaaaaatctgTACAGACAGAGGAAGCCTGACATAAGCCTTACTTTATGTTACTGTCCTTGTTTGGAGCTTATAATGATTCACAAGATGTGAGAGGGAACTGgacattatatttatattttttttttccattaaccTCACACACATCCACGTCATtatcatgatgatgatgatgttgatgtggtaaaattaaacattacagcctgtaatgaaataatgaaaccTGACCTGGTTTCAGGCTTATAATTCTGCTCTTTGAGGCGTTATATCATGCTCATAAACTTTGAACTATACGTGTTTTTGGCAAGAGTGAAACAGAGGCTCACTCTTAAATCTTTAGCCCTTGAAGCTCTTTGTTGAACTGAGTGCTTTCAGACCTGCTTATGGAACAGAATAACTGGATGTTGGTGAGGGTGGACTCTGCCAGTGCAGAAACCCAGGAACTTTTCTAATGGCCGTCAAACCACGTCTTTATCGGCATACACCAAAGTATCAAAACTCATCATTAAAGGTACAGCAGAGGTAATCAAATCTAATCTTTGTGGGTTGAAAGAGTTGAGTTTATCATCATGCTCTAGCCATCCCATGTAGGCAAAATAATTCTTAAGAATCCACATTGGACTTTAACATTAAGGGCAACGATTTACACTCAATAAACACTATGTaaggcatttaaaaatgcagcaaTAGAGAAGAGGAGAAAAGCCTACTACTCTTCCTAGCACTGAGCTTTCAGCCTGACATCCACCAACAATTAAAGCATCAGATTTCCTGTTTACCATCACATCGCAAAAAGCCAAGTTCTGACCTTTGCTGTAATCGGTAAACTGCCTGATCATCAAACTTACTATCTACATCTTGCTGTTTTTAGCCTGTTTACATATGGTGTAGCTACCATGTAGCCACCTATTAATTCAACTTCCCATTTCTGAGTGGCTTGTCCAGCTCCCTGCCCTAAATATACCCAGCTTTATCTTCATTTTTGAGTgactgaggaggaagcatagggTCATTTTCCATAGACTTGTTTCTTTTTACAACCAGGAGTCACCCCCTGCTGACTATTAGAAAGAATGGAGTATTAGGGTACTTCCATGCAGGCTTCACTTTTAAGATCCAGACGttttacatccatcttttaaatacTATATGACATGAAAGTGAAGATAATTTTTAATGGAGGTGTACAGCAAGTTCCAAATTCACTGAATTTCAATGTTGGTTTTTGACTAAAAAAAGCATCTTACAGTGCAAATGCTCCAAATAATTTAATCGTATCTGTAACTATGTGGTGGCCGAGTTGGTCGGTAAATGTGTGGATATAATGAATTTCACGttaagaaaaaccattaaaaactGAAAGGAATAAACATGGGACACAGTTTGAATATTCAGTCACCTTCTGTTGAACAAGTGGACATTCATGTCGACTGGTGAAGACAacatcatcttcctctcctagagcatcctcctctgctccCAGAGCATGAGATTCTGCTTTCTGTGAGGTGAAGGGGGAAATGTTTAATTATAACCCGAATATGGAATTATGGGTTTGAAAAGAGGAACAAGCATGAGACACAGGCGCTCACATGTTTCGTTTGAGAGATGTTCCAGCTGCCTCCAGGAAGTTCTGACGTTGTTTCCTCTTGCTGCATCACCTGACAGGCAGCCAGTCTGAGTCTGACCTGCCTCATGCCTTCAGCAGACTGGAAAATTGtggaaataaatacaaatccAGATTAATCAGTGTCACATTGTGTGAAGTCACACAAGGAACAGTGGAATCCTTCTGCAATCCAAGAACAGCACACTTTACACActgcaaaatataaacaatccgacacaataaagaataaagaaaaagaacatatACAGATAACAAGGTCTCAACAAATACAGTAGATGGACGTTTGAGGCAGATACTGCAAACTTCAAATAAATGTCTTTTGAATTCAATGATAAtacttttaaaacatattttaaaaactttaaataactttaaagGCTGAATCCTATAAAGAAGATGACTATCAGTTTACAAGTGGGATGAAAACTCGATGCACCCCTGGTGGACAATAAGAAATGCAGACACTCTTTGTAAATATCTACATTACATTAAATTTCTCAGCCACACCTTACCCACACACACGTCTCTGATCAACATGTCattaaggacaaaaaaaatatacaggCTTAAGAGCTTCTTATAATCAGGAAAGACTTCGGAAAGCAACCTCTGAGGCCTACAAATGGAGCCACAAACTGCACTTCTTCTAAAGGCCATTTGAGGCTTGATGCGAAAGATCGTCAGTCTCAATAGACTCACATGTTATATGAGCACATTTACAGTTTTGGTCTCTATGGATACTTGCCCCCTTTAATGACACCTGTATGGTGGGTGAACATTTTATAATTCATCTGCTTGGATTTTGTTAAGCCTTAAAGTTAGGGTGTCGTCCTGTGACTGACAGGAGGTCCTAAATAGGCAGCCGTGGCCAATCAGTGTCTGCTAGGCCTCAGCTTCACCTATTTGAAGTAACTGAActattttgccatttttaacATCACTACCATCCTACCCTAAAAAGCAACTAAGCTGAAAGCACATCTAAAACTCACATCTCACTAAAGTTTAGTTCTCTGGAGGGTGCACACATTGTACCTGTAATTATTTACTAATATCTCACCTCCTGAGGTCTCCTCTCCATCACCCTTTGCTGTGCAGCAGTTCTCACTGTCTCACCTTCACGATGGGTCCAGATGACTCGCATGTCAGGTGTCACCTGGACAAAAAATACACCATATGCAACAATACAGGACAAGCAGACaacaacatcagcagcagcaggaaaggCAATCAGAGGGCTCAGCTATCCGTGTGTTTAAAATGTGGTTCCACAAAGTTTTCTCAGATATGAGGAGCTGCTTCGTCTAAGGGTTTTATGTTACATCAACATAATCAACATGCCATTTAATTAGATATTAAACTTAATAAAACACCTGGAATATATTTGATAAATTTAACAATGACAATGATAGTACATTACAATTTGTTTTACCTTTTCTAAATGATAGTCAAAATAACTCAATAATGTTAGCTATAAATCTGGTTAGCTGCAGTGTTAATTTCAGGTGGGAATCTGGGGTGAAAGGAACATAATTAacccgtggctcagggggttgagaatcgcatctgtaaccggaaggtcaccggttcgatccctgggctctctgtcctggtcgttgtgtccttgggcaagacactttaccctacttggtgttggccagaggggccgatggcgcaatatggcagcctcgcttctgtcagtctgccccagggcagctgtggctacacctgtagcttgcctccaccagtgtgtgagagtgaatgaatagtggtattgtaaagcgctttgggtgcctagaaaagcgctatataaatccaatccattattattattacttcatttgtgtcaagtttttttttttttttttttaccactggATCTGTCTGCAGCTGCTGTCTCTTCTTGAACAAATGTGCTTTCTGTGCCACACGGTGGCGCACTTCATCCTGAAAACGCTGAAGGCTCTCTTCGttctccctcctcttctctgCCTGTAGCTCATCAGTCAGCAAAGCAAGAGTCTAAACCAAGACACAGGAAAACTAGTTTAGAAAACTGTAGTGAAGAAAACCAAGGGTAACTAAGACTTGCACCAGCTAACCTTATATAAAATTTGCATCTAGGGCAAGTCTACTTGCCAGTTAAATGTCCTTCTATTCTTTAATTAATGTAAAATCCCCCTGTGTCTATATTGATATTGATAAGTCTATAATCTTGCACAGTTGGAATTTAAATAGAAATTTTCCAGGTTTTTCTTACCAAATCACAAGTGCAACCATTCATTCATAGTCAGtagaagagagacagaatacatgtgtgttaATGAGAAGGAGACAGGTGTAATAGCGAAAGTGGATGACCACTCACACCAGCAGACAGTGCACATGAGAGGTAAAAAAAGAGCGTGCAAGCAgggtggagcaggtggagaTGAACATCAGGGTGATTTATGACAGTGAAATGTCTTAGAAACATAATTTTAAAGTGAAGAGTGATTTTAGATTAAGACCACCCAACATTAATAACAGTTATAATAAATGTCTAAATTGCAATGGATTAAACTCCTCCGGTGTGAATATTTGCTTATATATCGATAGTTCTTTAGTATGAAGTAAATTTAAATGGAAAGGAGACGGGAAGGAGAGCTTATGTCAACAAACAGTAACTGTCAGCAGTTAGCTTCTCCACATCCAAACTTACAGCCGGATGCTCCACGAAGTCTTGTCCGCCCTCCACCCAGGCTCCCACCGCCACCACCGCCTGGTTCCTCTCAGCCAGCACTCTGCTGGCTCTGAAGGCTCGGTGTTCCTTCATCCGCCCGACTGGAGCTTTGTTCCTGCCGTTTTTAGGAGCTATAACCCGGTTAGCATTCATTGGTAGCCTGGTAACCAGGCTAACGTTTTAAGCAGGGCTAACCCACAGACAGCAATATTTTTACGCGGGCTtactacagacagacacagcACATACATCGACTCTATTATGCACGATCTCCACTGtttaaatggcaaaaaataatttttttaaaagcacctgTTACGAGGACCTGTGAACAATCTAGACCAACTGGTTTGTTTGAGTTTCGCTCACTTCAACTTCTTTGAGCGTTTTGGGGTTCACCGGCGCACTGCTGCCCCCATCTGGCCAGGAGGAAACACTGGCAGGGCTGTCATCCCCACACACTGGGAAATGAAACGACTCCAATCTGTCCATTTCATAAATTATAGTAATAATTTCATAAACAATGATTACATGCATACATATAACTTGAAAATGTGTAAGAAGACTTTATAATAAAGCATTTTGTTGCCTTTGTGACATGTtgctttcagttttgtcttttttctgcaCCAAAATGAAACTGTGCTTGCCATAAAATGGAAATATAGGCCCTTCTCAGCTACTGTTGGGCTTATTTTTGCTGTTGCCATAGCATGCACAGCTGACAGGAGATCAGTGGGAATAATGAGACATGCTCGCCCAAAAGGATATGTATAGCACTTAATAACTTCATGTGAGATTAATGCAAGAGATTATAGCTCAGAGGACACATCTATCAAACGTGCTTTTTCAAGGCTCACTAATCTGGGAGTGTTATTAGTTTTGCAGGCACAAAAACTCAGAAGGAACCAAAGGTTGACAGATTTCATCCAAGAATATTTGTACCAAATTTTATATGCATTCAAAAAATACTTATCTGACtctctagaaaaaaaaaacccaataaaaatatttataaaattgACTTTATTCAGGAATCAGAGAGGGAGGAAAACGGAGGAAACTTTTGAGCAGTTTACAAATCTGTAGTTTCAAGTAACCTCAGCTGTTTTTATCCCCGATGGAAATGTTTTTACGTGGACTGTCTGTATCACCTCGTGGAACGATTTAGCCTGTAATTCTTAAGAAAATAGTTACAGGCAAGTTAAAAGTTTATATATGTTCTCCATAAAGCTGCAACAGCTTTCTTGGTATGCATCTGCATTTCTTTGGAAACTTTTAGGACCTATTATTTATGGACAGACTGAAGTAAATAATTAAACTTAAAAgatttctaatatttttttccttaaaatgtctttattttaaaaaatgacagcattttaCGACAGAAAAATAGAATTACAGAGGGTGCAGCACGGACTCAGATGTAAAGATTGCTCTGAAGGTCGGTGGTCCTGACAAACTTGCGCAGGGCATCTGTGCTTGGAGACGGATCGAGCtgaggagaaagagaaatgcaggaaattaaaatgaaaaacagtttcgtttcatttaaatacagctttttgttttataaaccCTCATGGATTTGATGACTGATGTTCTCTAAAAACTTGCAAGGGTTTCAAAGTATATAAAAGAGATCTCGGGTATAAATAAAGCGCATTTCCATCGTTACAGTAGGCACTGACAaatttgctgaaaaaaaaaaaaacaac from Astatotilapia calliptera chromosome 10, fAstCal1.2, whole genome shotgun sequence harbors:
- the ccdc15 gene encoding coiled-coil domain-containing protein 15 isoform X2, with the translated sequence MKEHRAFRASRVLAERNQAVVAVGAWVEGGQDFVEHPATLALLTDELQAEKRRENEESLQRFQDEVRHRVAQKAHLFKKRQQLQTDPVVTPDMRVIWTHREGETVRTAAQQRVMERRPQESAEGMRQVRLRLAACQVMQQEETTSELPGGSWNISQTKHKAESHALGAEEDALGEEDDVVFTSRHECPLVQQKGSERPLWNPEQSQPDSGFTSSFRIWPLTDQEELKRQRKSQFLMHRRLAMNIEREQVKENKQHRKHLKQTARIKAEKEQMRLEEERRLERVQQLAEAKQKLEERELLILERLKLEEEERAVELQRRKREEKGKVAARFIEALRAQMKERMSQVKLELPPLCCCASSFWDSHPDTCANNCVFYNNPKVYAQALHSALASLDLQ
- the ccdc15 gene encoding coiled-coil domain-containing protein 15 isoform X1 gives rise to the protein MNANRVIAPKNGRNKAPVGRMKEHRAFRASRVLAERNQAVVAVGAWVEGGQDFVEHPATLALLTDELQAEKRRENEESLQRFQDEVRHRVAQKAHLFKKRQQLQTDPVVTPDMRVIWTHREGETVRTAAQQRVMERRPQESAEGMRQVRLRLAACQVMQQEETTSELPGGSWNISQTKHKAESHALGAEEDALGEEDDVVFTSRHECPLVQQKGSERPLWNPEQSQPDSGFTSSFRIWPLTDQEELKRQRKSQFLMHRRLAMNIEREQVKENKQHRKHLKQTARIKAEKEQMRLEEERRLERVQQLAEAKQKLEERELLILERLKLEEEERAVELQRRKREEKGKVAARFIEALRAQMKERMSQVKLELPPLCCCASSFWDSHPDTCANNCVFYNNPKVYAQALHSALASLDLQ